In Hymenobacter volaticus, the genomic window TGCGGGCAGTTGTACTTCGCGTGAAAAAGCCAGTGTACCCAGCAATAGATAGTAGACCCAGCGCCAGTCAATGAGCAAAACCGCAGCACCTAGCACTGCCGCCGGCAGGGCCAACCACCCAATGGAGTCGGAGGCAATGGTGCCTACTCCGGCCACAAGCACTACCACCACAAACGCCATGAACAAGCGTTGATCGGAGTTTTGAGGACGTAGCGAAGCGAGAAAATTCATAAAAATCAAGGAATAGTGAAGCAGCCTGTAGAACAACTAGGGCAGAGCAAAGCCACCATCCTAAGCGTGAGTTCACGCTACTGGTTCCCTATTTTATTGTAGCTATTACCGGGTTCTGCCCATGCTCAGATTGCCCCGATACAGCTCTAGAAGAGTAATAAAGGCCACTGATAACGCAAACGTAATGAGGACGGCTGAAGCAACCACGAGCCAGCGAACAGGCTTGGATTTCTTGGTAGCAGGATAAGCTTCTTGCACTACATAGATGCTTGAGATTCTGCCGCTGATACCTACTCGCGCTGTTTCGTAAGCGCTACGGGCACTAATCAGTCGATTTTGTAGATCGGTGAAGCGAGCAAAGAGCGTGCTGATCTGATCGAAGCCAGCGCTGTAGCTTTCCAGATTGAATATGTTGCCGCCATCTGTTTTGGTAAGGCCGCGCAAAGCGCGCCGAAGACCGGCTGCCTTGCTGCTGTTGCCTTCGCCTTCAGCACGACGCAATTCTTCTTCGGTCTCAATGATTTCCTTCGCTAGATAACGTGACTCTAGTGTTAACCCGTAGATGCCGTAACGGCGTCGACCTGCTATCAGGCTGTCGTAAGTAGCTTTGTACTCGCGCTCCAAAAAACTCCGTCGCTGGGCATACAACTCTAGCACCTTGCGCCGGTTAGCCAGCGTAAGCTGCTGATTGACTGAGTCTATGCTTTGTACGAGGGCATTGGCAATACGCGCTGCGAGTATTTTGTCTTTGTCTTCAAAGGTTAGTTCAATAGCATCCCGGTCATTGTGCACGATTTTGAGGTTGCCAGCAAATTCATCAAGCGCAGCTTGGTCAGCTCCGTCGTTGCCAACAGGACCAGACTTATAATGCTCGTGCAGTTTAAAGCGCTTTATGATTTGCTCGGCCACTGGCTGTGACTCGCCAATGGTAATTACCCGATCCAAGTCTTCTGTACGGCCTCCTAATTCTAGCTTGCCTCCTTCTGAAACAATTCGGTCTGGGTCAGTGGTTTGAGGATTAGTCGGATAGAAGACGGTTGTCGACTTATAAATGTTGGGCAGCATTAAGGCTACCACTGCACTTACTACCATGGCGAGCAGTAAGGCCCCTAACACCAATGATTTCCAACGATTGATAACAGGCCACAGGCCTAAAAGCGAATAGGTGGGGGATGACATACAAGCGAAAAAAGACAACCACAAAGCAGTGCCAGGGTTCCAACACTACCACAACGAGGCAAATCTAGCTGGAAAAAGTGTTAAATGAGTAGTTGCGGAAAATCGAGCCGGCGAGTTAGGACAGAGAAGGTAACAAGGTATGGCCTATAGAGCCGAATAGGTAATAATGCCTTGGTTGGTGCTTGTGCAAGCGGCTGAACCCCTACTTTTGCGCTCCCCTTCCTTCACATTCGCGCCTATCAAACGCTTTTTCGGAAATATTAGTCTCGTTGTGCTGCTCAACTTGCTGGTGAAGCCCGGCTGGGTGCTGGTTGAGAATCTGGTGCAAGACCGTTTAGGACATCAGGCCTTCGGGACGTTTACGACGCTCTTCATTCTAGCTAGCGTCATGGCGGCTGTGTCGGACCTTGGTACCACGCAACTTACTACCAAGCGCGTTGCCGCTTCCCCGAGTTCCTGACGGAATACTTTCCCACCTTGGTACCCTAAAAAGCGGGCTGTCGGTGCTGTTTCTTGGATTGTGCTGATGATAGGGTGGGCATTGAATTATCCGCTCACGTTACTGGCCCTGACAACTATAGGTATGATGGTGGCTCAGTACACGCAATTTTTGCGCGGGGTATTGCAGGCGCATCAACGCTTCAATACCGATGCGCTGCTGTCGGTACTGGAGAAGGTGCTGCTGCTAGGGCTTGTGCTGGCACTCATTCCTATTGGTATTACGCTCAATAATTACGTAGTGGCCCGTTCTATTGCCATTGGGTTTACGTTTGTGGTGCTTTACGCATTAATAAAGCGACTTTACGGGCGGGTAAAGATGCAGATGCGTTGGGACCAAGCTCGCACAGTGCTCCGTGCAAGCCTGCCGTTGGCCCTGATTACGCTGGTATACGGCCTCAACGAGCGAATTGACATGCTGATGCTCGAACGCATGGTATCGGCCAAAGAAGTTAGCTACTACGCCGCCGCATACCGTTGGGGCGACACGGTAATGATGTACCTCTGGACGCTGCTGCCGCTGTTCTTTGCCAAATTCGCTTATGCCACCGACCGGCCCGACGAGCAACGCGACGTGCTGTGGTTCGGACAGCGTGTTGTGACGGTGCCTATGTTATTGATCTGCGCTTTTGTTTTGTTTCGGGGTGAAGTACTTTTTTGGCAGTTCAAGCATAGCACGGTTGTAGAAATCAGCCGCATGGTCCTGTGTTTGAAAATTTTGTTTGGAAGCGTAGTGGTGCACGCCTTTTTCGCCATCTATAGCACTTTGCTCACAAGTACCAACCACGAGCGGGCCGTGAGTTGGCTGGTAGTGGCTAGTACGGTGCTGAATGTGGTGCTAAACTTACTGTTGCTACCATCGCTCGGAGCCGTAGCGGGGGCCATCAATACGCTGGTGTGCGCTGTGTTTGTGTCGGCCGGTTATGTGTGGCTGGTGCAAAGACGTACGGGCGTGCCCGTACCCTGGAACTGGATAGCCCGGCTAGGATTGGCTTTCGGACTGCTTTGTACTGTATGGTACGGACTACAAACCGAACTGGTATTGCATTGGCTGCTAGAATCGGTGGTAGCTAGCGTGGCTTTTGTTGGTATCCTGTTTCTGGTCGGTGTAGTTCGTATTTCGGAACTTCGCAAGCTGCTGCAAAGATGAGAGGGCAGTGGTGAGTTGATTCATTAACGGCATGTTTGCACCAGCTGAACGTGCTATTTCCCCGCTCATTACCTTCCCGAACCACAATTTTACTCTGACTACTTCACCTCTTGGACATAGCCGTCAATACTCGCTTTCTGCTTCCTGGCGACCATCTGGAGGGTATTGGGCGCTTTACATTCGAGACGCTGAAGCGGATGGTAGCCGCGCATCCCGAGCACACGTTCCATTTTCTGTTCGATAGGGCATTTGATTCGCGTTACTTATTCGGGCCCAACGTCGTGCCGCACGTGTTGTTTCCGCCAGCGCGGCACCCTTTTTTGTGGGTGGCGTGGTTTGAGGGGGCAGTAGCATGGTGGCTGCGACGGCACCGCCCGGCCGTGTTCTTCAGTCCCGACGGCTACACAACGTTGGCTACCCGGGTGCCACGCGTGACGGTGATGCACGATTTGGCATTCGAGCATTTCCCAGAGCATATGAGCGTGCTCGAACACAAGTACTATCAGCATTTCGCCCCGCGCTTCGCCCGGGCTTCCGAGCAACTCATAGCCGTATCGGCGGCGACCAAGCAGGATATAGTGCAGTCGTATGGGGTGCCGGGGGCGACTATTCAGGTTGTTTACAATGCGGCTGACGCTCATTTCCGGCCATTACCGGCCGCCGTGCAGCAAGCTACACGGGAGCGTTTTGCAGCGGGTAAACCATATTTCTTGTTTGTAGGCGCTCTGCATCCGCGTAAAAACTTAGTAAACCTGCTCAAAGCTTTCGATGAGTTCAAGCAGCAGACTAATGCGGATGTCAAACTGTTGGTTGTGGGACGGACGGCCTGGAAAGCGGGACCCATGTTCGACGCGTACCAGCAGATGCAATACCGCCACGATGTGCACCTCACCGGCCGCGTGTCCGAGGAAGAATTGGTGCAGCTGTATGCGGCAGCTTTAGCGACGGTGTACGTGCCTTATTTCGAGGGTTTTGGTATTCCCATCATCGAGGCGCAATCCTGTGCTTCGCCCGTAGTTACTGCTGACCGTAGTTCCATGCCCGAAGTGGCCGGCGGTGCAGCTTTGCTCGTCGATCCGTTTAGCCCTGCTGCCATTTCGGGCGCTTTAGTACGAATCTGGCAAGAGCCAGAACTACGGCAAGAACTGGTAGAGAAAGGGTTGCAGAACATACAACGGTTTTCTTGGGATAAAAGCGCCGAGGCTTTATGGGAAGCTATTATCTCTGTTAGTAACCTGAAAAATGTAAAGCCTTAAGCCGTCCTGTTTGATCTGGCGTCCGCTTGCCGAAATATGTTGCCGGCAAAGGTTGTGTTGCTACCTCAACGATTTAAGTGAAATGCTTGGTGCGCTCAGCATGACGACCAAAACTGATTTTCAAACTCTATAGCAGCTTTTTTACTATTCATTCTTAATCTTTCGTTGACTTTATGCGCGTGCACCGTCTTCCTAAACTCTTGCAACGCTTGCTGCCTCATACAGAATGGCGGGGGCCGGTACCGGAAGGCAAAAAACCGCTCTACCTCACTTTCGACGATGGTCCGATTCCCGAGGAAACCCCTTTTGTGCTAGAGCAATTAGCCGCTTATAATGCACACGCTACGTTCTTTTGTGTGGGTCAAAACTTGGAGCGCCATGCGGATGTGGCCCGGCAAGTGCTGGGCGCCGGGCACCGCCTCGCCAATCACACGCACCACCACGTAAGCGGCTGGCAATTGCCGGTGCCTGCTTACCTAGCCGAAGTGCAGCAGTGCCAGCAAGTCTTGGAGGCATTCGGCGAAGTGCCCCGTCCGCTGTTGCGCCCACCTTACGGGCGCATAACGCGGGCCCAAGCGGCTGCACTGCATTCCCACTACCGCCTAATTATGTGGGACGTGCTGACTTATGATTATGACGCTAGTTATCCTGCCGAAATTTGCTTTCAGGAAGCGTTAACCTACACCCGGCCCGGTTCCATCGTCGTTTTCCACGACAGCCAAAAAGCCCGCCGCAACCTGCGTGCGGTGCTGCCCCGTTACCTAGATGCCTGCGCCGCACAAGGCTATTCGTTTGAGGTGTTGTAACCCTAAGTGGAAGTTGGTGTTACAGTCTGGCGTAGTTTGTTGTTAGAGGCATTTCATTCTCGAACTTGTTGCTTTTCCTTTCCATTTTTCTGGTCGGCTGGTTCCTGATTCTGGCAACGTCCACACTGCTTTTTGCCGCGCGGCCGGGCAGCCAACCAGGGGCATTGCCGACACCACTGCCGCGCGTAAGTATCTTGATTGCCGCCCGCAACGAGGAAGCTGCTATTGCCCGCTGCCTGACCGCTATCCGTCAACTCGATTATCCGGCGCATCTGCTCGAAGTTCTGCTCGGCGACGATGCCTCCACCGATGCTACTAGCGCCGTGGCTGCCCAAACCATGCACGGTTTTGCGGGCAGTTTCCGCATTCTACCCATCCAAGCAACGTTAGGGTTGGCCCGCGGCAAAGCCAACGTGCTGGCCCACCTCACCCGCACTGCTACCACCGACTTCTTCTTTATCACCGACGCCGACATTGCCGTGCCGCGCACGTGGGTACAAGGCTTGCTGGCCCATACGGCCCCCGGCATAGGCACCGTTACGGGCCTCACGCTGGTAGACGGCCCGCGCCTATTCGACAAACTACAGGGCCTCGACTGGCTGATGTCGTTGGGGCTGGTGCAGGTGGTGTCGGATCAGGGGCGGCCCGTTACGGCTATGGGCAACAACATGCTCATCACGCGGGAAGCGTACCAAGCCACGGGTGGCTACGAAAACCTGCCGTTTTCCGTCACCGAAGACTATGAGTTGTTCCGTGCTACCATCCGGTTGGGGTTCGGTTACCGCATCATTTTCCGGCCGGAGGTGTTAGCAGCTTCCTTGCCTATGCACACCTTCGGAAACCTACTGCACCAGCGCCGCCGCTGGATGCGCGGGGCCGAAAGCTTGCCGCGGTGGCTACGCATCGGGTTGCTTTACCACGCGGGCTTCTATCCGGCTTTGCTACTGCTGGTGTGGGTGGCCGGGCCAGCAGTGGCCGGATGGGTGCTGGTAATCAAAATGACGTTGCAAGGCGCGTTGGCTTACTTCAGTTTCCGCCGCGCTGGCCGTCGTGCCCCGTTGTGGCTGATGCCCTTGTTCGAACTTTACTCTTTCACGCTCACTTTTGCCATCACCATCTTTCGCCTCCTGCCAATTTCCTTTGATTGGAAAGGCCGGCGCTACACCTAAAGGCGCTACTTGTTGCTTGGAAATTGCCGAGTGCACTCCCGAATTCCACCACGCTACAACCCGCCATTGCCCCTAACTAGCCAACATGATACTAGCTGATTCGCACGCCCACGTTTACTCCGAGCAGTTCAAACCAGACCAAGATGCCATGCTGAACCGCGCCTACGAGGCCGGTGTGCAAACTATCTATATGCCCAATATCGACCACACCAGCATCGACGTGATGCTGGAAACGGAAGCGCGCTTCCCGCAGCAGTGCCACCCCATGATGGGCTTACACCCGTGTTCGGTAGGAAAATACTTTGAAAAGCAGCTCTACGAAGTGGAAGAATGGCTCGGCAAGCGCCCATTTGCCGCAGTAGGGGAGTGCGGCATCGACTTGTATTGGGACAAAACACTTCTGGCCGAGCAGCAAGAAGCCCTGCGGATTCAAATAGCTATGGCTAAGCAGCACAAGTTGCCGCTAGTGCTCCACACTCGCGACGCCTTTCGCGAAACCGCCGACCTCATCGAAGCGGCACAAGATGGTACGTTGCGCGGCGTGTTCCACTGCTTTTCCGGGTCCAAAGAAGAGGCCGAAGAAGTTATTCGGCTAGGCTTCAAGCTCGGCATAGGCGGCGTGGCAACCTTCAAGAACGGCGGCCTCGACAAGACCCTGCCCGGCATAGCCCTAGAGCACCTGCTCCTCGAAACCGACTGCCCTTACCTAGCCCCCATGCCGCACCGTGGCAAGCGCAACGAGCCAGCCTATCTGCCCCTAATAGCCCGCCGCGTAGCCGACATCCTAGGCAAAGACGAGGAAGAAGTAGTGGAAGCTACCACGCGCAACACCGAAGCGCTGTTTGTAGCCGGCGTATAAACCACGCCCTTTCCAGAATAAAGTAGAGCCTCGTTAGAGCTTTCCCTTTACCATCTGCTTTACTCTTTTGTCGGGCAGAACTTCGCTGTCTTTGATGCTGAGGTTCGACACCGTTTGCAGCGTGAAGGCGGGTACGGAGGGAAGGTGCTGCGCGTTGATGCTACGGAGGTTGATGTCTTTCACATCAACTAAAACGAAGGGCGGACGCTGGTCGTCTTTTTGGTAGCGAATGTCGATGTTGCGCATTTCAATGCCTTTCACGTGCCGGATGAAGAAGCCGTAGGAAGGCATGTCGCCCATGTGACCGGGGTCGGGGTAGTTTTTTTCGCCTTCGGGCGGGTTGATGGCGGCTTGCTCTTTGGTGCCGCCGCCTTGGAACTCGATGCGAATGTTGTCCAGGGTTACGTCCTCAATATCGTGGCCAGGGATGCCGCTGATAATGGAGCCGTATTTTACATCGGCATTATACACCACCACGTTGCTGATTTTGACGCGGCGTAGCACGCCTACTGGCGTACCTTCTGGCCCGCGCATCCGGGCACCGAGGCGCAGGAAGAACGGCGAATTAACGATGTCGCGCATGGTGATGTTGGTGATGGTTACGTCTTCTAGAATGCCGCCGTCCACGGTTTCCAGCGCCAAGCCTCGGCAGAACTCAAACACACAGTTGGAGATAGTGATGTTTTTAAAGCCGCCGTTCGATTCGGTGCCGAACTTGATGCGGCCCGTCACGTCCATTTTGTCGGGTACCAGGGCCGCCTCCTTGCGCTGGTACGTGCCATCGAAGAAAGTACCCGGTCAAAGCCGGATACTTCGCAGTTGGTGATGGTTACGTTTTCGGTGGCGCGGGCAAAGCCGAGGGCGTAGGAGCTTTTCAAACAAATAGCATCGTCGAAAGGCGAGTTAATGGTGCAGTTCGAGATGCGCACGTGGCGGCAGCAGTCCACGTCGATACCGTCGCGGTTGGTGTCCATCTTCACGTTATCGACGGTGAAATTGTCGATGCCGGTGGCCAGTATGCCGAAGTGCCCGCCGTAGAGCACCGTAATGTCGCGAATCAGCACGTTGCGGCACAGCTTCAGCGCAATGGCTTTGTTGGCGATGCCCGGAGTGCGCGTGCCTTCCCGCGTCAGTCCTTTTTTGCCATCAATAATGCCGGTGCCGAGGATGGAAACATTCACGAGGTTCTCGCCCCAAATCAAGCTATTGTGCCAATGGCTGTGCCCGAAATCCTGGAACTTGGTCGACTCGTTCGGTTCAGCTACATCATAACCTCCCATGCCATTAGCCGGCGGCTCGGCCGCCAAAATGGTAGCGCCTTGGTCAATGAATAGGGCAATGTTGCTTTTCAGGTGGATAGAAAAACTGGCGTACGTACCGGCCGGGAAATACACGGTGCCGCCTCCTGCCGCGACCGCGGCATCAATAGCTTTGTTGATGGCCGGCGTATCCAAGGTTTTTCCGTTGCCAGTGGCCCCGTAGGTGCGTACATCAAAGAAACCAGGCCGCTGCTGAGCCAGCACCGAGAAACTAAAGAGTAGCTGCGCAACGACGAGCAAAAAATACCGCATAGGGGAGGGGTGAAGTACTAGGAATGAAGAAAAACGTCCGATTGCGTTTGTCGAGGCACAGCGCCACTATGGTAAGCTCAACAGCAGCACACGAAATGCTTCGGCCAGCTTCGTGTGGTCGTATTCGCTGGACACGACCTACTTGCTACTGCGCATCGCGCCGCACAATGGCTTCGCCTTCTGCTACAGTTAGCTTTAGGCCGCTGGTATCAAGGCCGCGCACATTTTCCAGCACCAAGCCTTTCTGAGCTGTTACTACACAGTTCTTGAAGCTGACATTCTCGATGGGGCTATCCTTGAGGCCGTGGATGCGCCCACCCGACGTGACCGTGCCGGTAATGTTGATGAGCTTCACGTTGCGCACGAGGGGCAGTACCTTTGCGGGCGGGGCAATGGGTGGCACCATGCGCCATTCCATGTTGAACTCAAAGGCCTGGCGCGTATTGCGCAGCACCATATCCCGATACGTAATATCCTCGACCACGCCCCACGGCTCGGCTGCGACTTGAAGCGAATGGGTGCCCAGTTGTCGGCTTCGGCCACGCAGTTGCGCACTTCCACCCGCCGAATACCGCCCGACGTTTCGCTGCCCATGGCCACGCCGCCGTGACCGTAACCGAACCGGGTTTTCTCGATGAGAATGTCTTCGCTCGGCCGGTTCACGCGCAAGCCGTCGGCATCCTTACCCGACTTAATGGAAATGCAGTCGTCATTCACATCGATGTCGCAGCCGCTGATGCGCACGTCGCGGCTGGAATCAATATCGATGCCATCGGAACTCGGGATGTTGTGCGCGGCCTGGATAGTCAGGTTTTCGGCCACCACGCCCGTGCAATACAGAATGTGCAGGCACCACACAGCTTGGTTGCGCAGCTGTAAGTTGGCGATGCGCGCTTTGCGGCAGTTCTGGAAGCACAGCAACCGGGGGCGGCCCAGGCGCGGTGCCGTTGGGTCGGGGGCTTGTTGGAGCCGGGCTTGGCGGGCTAGTTCCACCCATTCCTCACCCGAGCCGTCAATCATGCCCTCACCCTCCACTGTTACGCCCGTCAAGTCGGTGGCGTTTACCAGCGCCGCCGTGAAATTCTGCTCGGTACCTTCCCACCGAGTTGCCACCTGCGGGTAATCTTCTTGCCGCGTCGAGCCCTTCAGCACCCCTTCTTTCTCTATTAAAAGATTTACGCCTTTTTTCAGGAAAATTGCGCCGGTCAGAAACGTGCCCTTGGGCACTACTACCGTGCCACCACCCGCCGCCGAGCAATTGTCAATAGTAGCCTGAATAGCCTGCGTGTTCAGGGTTTGTCCATCGCCGATGGCTCCGTTGTCGGCAATGTTGTAGCGTTTGGATGGCTGCCACATGGTAAACGAGGCCAGCAAGGCCAGCAAGAGGCACTGCGCGACGAGGATCGGCCCTTTTCGTTGTATCATCGGGTGTCGGTAGTTAACTAGCTGCTTGAACTTATACGGATGCTTAGCCCTGCCCCGAATACACTCGTTGCAAAACGAATTTCTGGTGCACGGAGCGGAAGATGGACATTCCGTTTGGCGGAGCCGTTCTGCACTTTCCTGCCTTGCTCGGCGCGTGGGTTCCCAGACGTCG contains:
- a CDS encoding glycoside hydrolase family 28 protein — its product is MRYFLLVVAQLLFSFSVLAQQRPGFFDVRTYGATGNGKTLDTPAINKAIDAAVAAGGGTVYFPAGTYASFSIHLKSNIALFIDQGATILAAEPPANGMGGYDVAEPNESTKFQDFGHSHWHNSLIWGENLVNVSILGTGIIDGKKGLTREGTRTPGIANKAIALKLCRNVLIRDITVLYGGHFGILATGIDNFTVDNVKMDTNRDGIDVDCCRHVRISNCTINSPFDDAICLKSSYALGFARATENVTITNCEVSGFDRVLSSMARTSARRRPWYPTKWT
- a CDS encoding oligosaccharide flippase family protein, which translates into the protein MIGWALNYPLTLLALTTIGMMVAQYTQFLRGVLQAHQRFNTDALLSVLEKVLLLGLVLALIPIGITLNNYVVARSIAIGFTFVVLYALIKRLYGRVKMQMRWDQARTVLRASLPLALITLVYGLNERIDMLMLERMVSAKEVSYYAAAYRWGDTVMMYLWTLLPLFFAKFAYATDRPDEQRDVLWFGQRVVTVPMLLICAFVLFRGEVLFWQFKHSTVVEISRMVLCLKILFGSVVVHAFFAIYSTLLTSTNHERAVSWLVVASTVLNVVLNLLLLPSLGAVAGAINTLVCAVFVSAGYVWLVQRRTGVPVPWNWIARLGLAFGLLCTVWYGLQTELVLHWLLESVVASVAFVGILFLVGVVRISELRKLLQR
- a CDS encoding polysaccharide deacetylase family protein is translated as MRVHRLPKLLQRLLPHTEWRGPVPEGKKPLYLTFDDGPIPEETPFVLEQLAAYNAHATFFCVGQNLERHADVARQVLGAGHRLANHTHHHVSGWQLPVPAYLAEVQQCQQVLEAFGEVPRPLLRPPYGRITRAQAAALHSHYRLIMWDVLTYDYDASYPAEICFQEALTYTRPGSIVVFHDSQKARRNLRAVLPRYLDACAAQGYSFEVL
- a CDS encoding TatD family hydrolase → MILADSHAHVYSEQFKPDQDAMLNRAYEAGVQTIYMPNIDHTSIDVMLETEARFPQQCHPMMGLHPCSVGKYFEKQLYEVEEWLGKRPFAAVGECGIDLYWDKTLLAEQQEALRIQIAMAKQHKLPLVLHTRDAFRETADLIEAAQDGTLRGVFHCFSGSKEEAEEVIRLGFKLGIGGVATFKNGGLDKTLPGIALEHLLLETDCPYLAPMPHRGKRNEPAYLPLIARRVADILGKDEEEVVEATTRNTEALFVAGV
- a CDS encoding glycosyltransferase, coding for MLLFLSIFLVGWFLILATSTLLFAARPGSQPGALPTPLPRVSILIAARNEEAAIARCLTAIRQLDYPAHLLEVLLGDDASTDATSAVAAQTMHGFAGSFRILPIQATLGLARGKANVLAHLTRTATTDFFFITDADIAVPRTWVQGLLAHTAPGIGTVTGLTLVDGPRLFDKLQGLDWLMSLGLVQVVSDQGRPVTAMGNNMLITREAYQATGGYENLPFSVTEDYELFRATIRLGFGYRIIFRPEVLAASLPMHTFGNLLHQRRRWMRGAESLPRWLRIGLLYHAGFYPALLLLVWVAGPAVAGWVLVIKMTLQGALAYFSFRRAGRRAPLWLMPLFELYSFTLTFAITIFRLLPISFDWKGRRYT
- a CDS encoding glycosyltransferase family 4 protein, with the protein product MDIAVNTRFLLPGDHLEGIGRFTFETLKRMVAAHPEHTFHFLFDRAFDSRYLFGPNVVPHVLFPPARHPFLWVAWFEGAVAWWLRRHRPAVFFSPDGYTTLATRVPRVTVMHDLAFEHFPEHMSVLEHKYYQHFAPRFARASEQLIAVSAATKQDIVQSYGVPGATIQVVYNAADAHFRPLPAAVQQATRERFAAGKPYFLFVGALHPRKNLVNLLKAFDEFKQQTNADVKLLVVGRTAWKAGPMFDAYQQMQYRHDVHLTGRVSEEELVQLYAAALATVYVPYFEGFGIPIIEAQSCASPVVTADRSSMPEVAGGAALLVDPFSPAAISGALVRIWQEPELRQELVEKGLQNIQRFSWDKSAEALWEAIISVSNLKNVKP
- a CDS encoding glycoside hydrolase family 28 protein gives rise to the protein MIQRKGPILVAQCLLLALLASFTMWQPSKRYNIADNGAIGDGQTLNTQAIQATIDNCSAAGGGTVVVPKGTFLTGAIFLKKGVNLLIEKEGVLKGSTRQEDYPQVATRWEGTEQNFTAALVNATDLTGVTVEGEGMIDGSGEEWVELARQARLQQAPDPTAPRLGRPRLLCFQNCRKARIANLQLRNQAVWCLHILYCTGVVAENLTIQAAHNIPSSDGIDIDSSRDVRISGCDIDVNDDCISIKSGKDADGLRVNRPSEDILIEKTRFGYGHGGVAMGSETSGGIRRVEVRNCVAEADNWAPIRFKSQPSRGAWSRILRIGIWCCAIRARPLSSTWNGAWCHPLPRPQRYCPSCAT